ataaaaattgaagagcaaagatgtaaaaaaaaaaaaaggtcatattattatatattatatgactttttttttttacatcttggctcttacgtttaatctaatgttacgttaagatgcgagccgcatGCGGCTCGTGAGacgcggtttggccacccctgtatATAATCTAAAACAATCTCTCCGTCCtaggaatatttaatatttattttaaaaaatatgttagcaattattattggctaaaaaaaaggtcacaaaatattttattaacactgTGGTAGGAAGGGGTGGAGTGttgcaataataaaaaaggtttaAGTTCTACAAACCGTTCTAGATCAGTGGTTCCTAATGTTTTTGAAGTCGTGATCCACCATATAGTTTACATACTTACAAAGAATGACTACGAACCATTTATGTCCGTATATGGTTTAAACTGCACTACACCGAAAAtagatttgtaaaatatataatacgggCAGGTACTCTTTATACAGAGGACAGACATGAATACGTTATTTTTGGTAATCACCTTGGCACGGTAACGACCGAATTACGGTATACCGGTATAGGCAAATACCAAATGTACTGGATACAGAATTTATACACAATACCTGGTAATAACCGGTATATACCAAAAACACCGCCAGCCCTACTCCAGCTGAAGTATAATGTATCTGGGACTTATCGCGGATGGCCGTCACCAGGGCCTCCACATGTTTGGGTCGGAATCGGGACCGTCGCACGGTCTGACTGCAGCAGCCACGGCTTCCGGCCTGCGGACATGCGCGGGCGTAGGGCCATTACCGCTTGACGCCACCGTCGTCGACTGCTTGTGCGAGGACGATGCGGCGGCCGTAGGAACGTTTACCGGTATATCGCCCAGGGGCCTCTTGTTGCTGCACCCGGCCACcgtttttttcattgaaaaatcaAGTGGTGGGTGCTGCAGGGATGTGGCTGCGGCGGCCATGTCTTCGGCCCACGAGCTGGTCGACGACACGTCCGGTTCGTCACAATACACGAAAGGCGTCAGATCAACATCATGTGGCGGGAGCTGGCCATGTACGGCCGTGAACGCGCTCGTCCGTAGACGGCCGGCTTTCGGGATGGACGGCGGCGGGACGGTCGGTGGGATGATAGGGAGCGTCAAGTCTCCCAACAGCGGCTGCTGTAGGGCCGGTCGACTGCTTGGCATCGGGACCGACGCGGCCGCGGCCAATGCTGCCGCCGCCGCTTGGTCAATCCGAGGGTGCAACGAGTAACTATTGTTCACGTGTGGACGCGGGGGGGGTGGCGGTGGTGGCACCGTGCCCGCGGCCGCTGCGACGTACCTCATTTTGGCCACGCACGAGTCTAGGTGCGACATCAGCCTCTTCTTGATGTCTTCGTCTACCCCGTCCAACCGGTCAACGAACCGGTTCACCTCGCCGGCGCATTCCTGGTAACCCGTCTGGAACTTTTGAACGACCCCCGCTGTTAAGGCTGCGGTTGACGACGAAGACGACAACGGTTCGACCGTCGGACAGGCGGTCGGGGCCAGTGGTCGGCTGGCGTTGCCATTCCGGTGCAACGACTGCAGGTGCCGCACGGTCATTTCTAGGATGTCCGCTTTTTCCAACTTCGTGTGTCTTGCCggctacaattataatatattattataataatattttcaatattgacatattttaccATGTTCGCTTGAGTAATAATGAGAGACCGGaattatatgcactaaaaatatcCTATAAATATGAAGTAGATATGTatggtaaaaattacaaaatatgcaaCAGTATGcacaaaaactttcaaaatatgcactatatgcattaaaaatatgtaccaagttcgtaaaaattaatacctaacaGGATAATACTCAACCAGGGTAAACTAAAAGTCCACCAAATAAACCATATAAACCATGGTAGCATAAGCCATGTTTAATTATCTATTTTctttgataacaataaaaaccataaaaaaacatttttcctaaattaagaaatattattttcaattatatctaagatttttcTGTGATCATTAATTCTCGTCTTAGTTGTAAAGAAGAAAagagttatataaaatatgcaaatgatattatgctttaaaaacaaatgcatcaatatatgttaaataaagTGTGGTATATGAAAtcagttaagaggacgtgatacacgcatgtgttgtctccgtcttacacacgtaNNNNNNNNNNNNNNNNNNNNNNNNNNNNNNNNNNNNNNNNNNNNNNNNNNTTTTGAGTATATATAAGCTACATaacatacatttggttttaaaatatagatgcTCGAAGCCATGTAAACGcgacgatttgatgcatgcttcaTTCTTGTACTTGATCTAGCTGAGTAAttaatggcaaccatttatattatagaaaaaataagttTCGATTTCCTCCGTGAATCTCAAAATACTTGTTTGAAGACTtgtttaaaatgtgaattttagaaAATCCTTTCTTCGTGGATCTCTACATTATAAAACGAAACTACTGACTAAATTTCATACTCTTAGTTTCCGTAGTTCCAGCTATAGGTGATGATGAATTCGTTCAGGTAGTTGCCATTTAGCCAGTTAGGACAAGTTGTTTTATGTAccatatgtatatactattatcccattacatatttataagtataatgtttatgttatGTTGTATATGTTATTGGGAGAACTAGATATACAGCGTTGTTGTATTACTGTAGCTGAATACGGTATATATGGGTAGGGTGTGAATTCAATGAGGCGTAAAACAGTACAACTCCAAACATAGAACGTTTTAGTATTGAGTATCTTCAGTTTCATAAACCTAGTACTTTTATCGAATAGCACCGCCAATCGTGGTATTAGTCTGATGAtccttttttttataggtaggtttacctatgtatattgaTATTGAATAATCAAGCGTTTCACTGAACTAAAACACTGCGAAAcagtaacattttataataacttgaGGATTATCTACGTATAAAAACGCTACCTAATAACGAATAGTTAAATATCAAGAATATCTTTTTAAACTGATGATTTTACCGTGTAGATAATAATTACACCAAACGGTTTACATAGTCTACCAATTTGATTTTTTCCAACTGGCCCATACGTGCTTTTCCCCTTAAAATCGGCGTGACTCCAACTCGATATCCGAGTGGCTAAAATCGCGTGCGCGGATCTATCGAATTTAAACTATAGATCCCTCCAGCCACGTCTTGAGGATTTCCGGTCCATCGTCCGAACTTatccatcatattatatagatcaggggtggccagcgagaagagactcgcgagcaaccaaatatattaataaaaattgaagagcaaagatgtaaaaaaaaaaaaggtcatattattatatattatatgacttttttttttacatcttggctcttatgTTAATCTAATGTTACctacgttaagatgcgagccgcatGCGGCTCGCGAGacgcggtttggccacccctgatatAGATCATCTTATCGCCACAAATACAAACACTGTCATTTGACGTTTCACTCGCTATGGCATCATCACCAGGTAATTATATTACGcataaggtatattatagctatataccACCTCACCCACCCTATCACCTAACCCTTATTACGCTGCGCACCTGCGGCGGCGACGCAGTCGACTCAATGACTTTGGCGGCGTGTAGGGATGTGGCCGGGGCTCGCGGACGGATGGCGGCCGGTGGGGTATGGGCGACGGTCGACCGTGGGGGTTGGTTTTGGTCTCGATGCGGGAATGGTTCAGTGGCGGGTGTGTGGAAATTggcgagggggggggggtggtcgAGGGGGTACCGGTGATTTGTTGTTGTACGCgccggcggtggtggcggcggcggcgaatcGGTCTCCGGAAAGCGCCGACGGGAATGCGCGTGCCGAAAGTGCTCTCTCCGGGAAATGACGTCGTCCCGTCGTGTCCCGCCGTCGTGTGTTCCGCGTGCGTCCACCAAACACGGCcggctgttgctgctgctgctggtgGTGTGCTGGCGGTGTGCTGGTGCTGGTGCTGCTGCTGCCGGTGGTGGTGGTGCTATCGCTGCTCGCTGTCTCGGTTGACGCGGTCGTCGTCGCTGTTGTTGAAAACGATTGTGCATGCCGTCCGATTTGAAAGGCCCATTTGCTGCACGTGTGTGAacgggaaaatatttttaaggtaagtgaaatatttttatatcatgacAAAGTCGATCAAATAGAGCCCTCTCTCTCCCTCTTCCCCTCTATTTGTGTGTCATGATGTATAATGTGCCTATATATGTTATGGCTTTAATGCGTTTATCGTGTTTCGTCTGATAGggataaaaatgaaatgaaaaaaaaattgaggtcGAACTATTATCGcgtaaattgatttaaaatatctcCCAGCGAGTTCGTGGGCTTAATATTTGGATATTATGTTTCGTTtgtggaataaaatatattatgtcggaTAGATAGGTGTCACGTATATACATCAATGCAtcgatattattacaaataaaaaacattctAGATCAACATgaatgagtttaaaaaaataatattaagtagtccTCGACTcactcaaaaattttaaaattttttttatattccgtGGGTGCTTAAAATAAGTCTGGAAATAAATTCGATGTACTGGAAATATTACATCCCTGTAATATACTGATGTACAATATTCATTCAACATGTTCAACTTCCAGTATTTAAATAGGGCGTGTGCCgtgtataacattttagatAAGCTACTTCAACTCACTCTAAAAATGTCATCCAGTGAATAAAACACGTCATTGAAAAAACTACCTTGTtcagttcaaaatataaaaccgtTCTAAAATTACAGGTCTAAATAGAGAATTGctaattttcgtatttttaaactgaaattaaatacttttttattttgacattgattcaaaaacaataaattacaatacttgcataatataatattcaaaagtattttaattttacaataatatgtatatttatttttatcaagtcCTTTGATGATCTtagttttaaatcataaataaaaaaaaaatgtgatgttAGGATAATTTACTTACTATAATACggttgaaaatattgataaacatttttagttaaaatatggtaaactttattataatatactcgcgACACTCGAGACCaagtaatttaaaactattatttcaaATTCCAGGTAGATtgaaaaaacgtttattttatttcatgtcaGTGTGTTTCCTTTTGATCACTGTTCAGTCTTACACTGTTTCCATGCTctgatatttttatgatttacctCAAAAGGTAGAAAACTTCATGTTggtggtgtttatttttaactttgaaattACAAAATCCAACCCTTTAAACTTTGAAAGGAAATATATGAAACCTTAGACGTACAGTACCCCTACATTTCAATGTTCTATTTTAGTGAATAACATACATACcacgtttaaaattcaaaataattctgAACTGTAACTTATGgtaaaacataggtacctacatattttatgaactatATTCACATCTGGATTTTTAATCAacacgtttttaatatttcaacttttaaaataatcacctgCTATAACAAAGTAAATAAATCTCCAGTTTATTAAAACCACCCTCGGGCTtacctgtataataaaataaaagtatatataatattatacataggtacccgtatttataaattgttttcaaaaatgtatacaattatatatgtttgctctcgttaaaagtaaaaatacatgtaaaaaaagctggtttatttaattaaaaaaaaaaattaccattttattgATTCTTTTTATGcagtagatattttattataatgttattattaattataaatatttaataactgtaaaatattatcatgtatcatgtacctattatataatatatatttatgtttcacaacgattgatattatttgttttttttttttaaaagtaaaatatattagaatttttttcactcagatattattatattattattggtattcaCTATGTTCACGGATAGAGGTATATTGGATTTGGTTACTTTGGCGATATAGCGAG
This portion of the Acyrthosiphon pisum isolate AL4f chromosome A1, pea_aphid_22Mar2018_4r6ur, whole genome shotgun sequence genome encodes:
- the LOC103310063 gene encoding protein deadpan-like — encoded protein: MTVRHLQSLHRNGNASRPLAPTACPTVEPLSSSSSTAALTAGVVQKFQTGYQECAGEVNRFVDRLDGVDEDIKKRLMSHLDSCVAKMRYVAAAAGTVPPPPPPPRPHVNNSYSLHPRIDQAAAAALAAAASVPMPSSRPALQQPLLGDLTLPIIPPTVPPPSIPKAGRLRTSAFTAVHGQLPPHDVDLTPFVYCDEPDVSSTSSWAEDMAAAATSLQHPPLDFSMKKTVAGCSNKRPLGDIPVNVPTAAASSSHKQSTTVASSGNGPTPAHVRRPEAVAAAVRPCDGPDSDPNMWRPW